One genomic region from Deltaproteobacteria bacterium encodes:
- a CDS encoding ABC transporter permease — protein MAGLRLHGTLSGQRQIGENRMNETVVIAMPALLAYALILILPVAIFRHLKLRLTKELLIAMVRMAVQLGLVALYLEYIFRLDNLAVNAAWVLVMIVVATASILRQGGLSWQKCLWTMLPAQLLTSILVLTGFLLLFDFATLTSARYLVPLMGMVLGNILRSNVVALDRFFSELRAGEDIHIQYLTLGASPSEAIRPFLRNAFRAAVGPQLGTIATMGIVSLPGMMTGQILGGSSPAVAIGYQIMIMIAIFTAATVSVFLAVHFARHIAFDDWGRIKPDIFIGRR, from the coding sequence ATGGCTGGACTTCGACTTCACGGAACTCTGTCTGGACAACGGCAAATTGGAGAAAACCGCATGAACGAAACCGTGGTCATCGCCATGCCCGCCCTGTTGGCCTATGCGCTCATCCTGATCCTTCCGGTGGCCATTTTTCGACACCTGAAGCTTCGCCTGACCAAGGAACTGCTCATCGCCATGGTCCGCATGGCCGTGCAGCTGGGACTGGTCGCCCTGTACCTGGAATACATCTTTCGCCTGGACAACCTCGCGGTCAACGCGGCGTGGGTCCTGGTCATGATCGTGGTTGCCACGGCTTCCATCCTGCGCCAGGGCGGACTGTCCTGGCAAAAATGTCTGTGGACGATGCTCCCCGCGCAGCTGCTGACCTCCATCCTGGTCCTGACCGGCTTCCTGCTTCTCTTCGATTTCGCCACCCTGACCTCGGCCCGCTATCTGGTACCCCTCATGGGCATGGTGCTGGGCAACATTCTGCGCAGCAATGTCGTGGCCCTGGATCGCTTTTTTTCGGAACTGCGCGCCGGTGAGGACATTCATATCCAGTATCTGACCCTGGGAGCCAGTCCATCCGAAGCGATCCGCCCCTTTTTGCGCAACGCCTTCCGCGCGGCCGTTGGCCCCCAACTGGGAACCATCGCCACCATGGGCATCGTGTCCCTGCCGGGAATGATGACCGGCCAGATTCTGGGGGGATCGTCGCCGGCAGTGGCCATCGGCTACCAGATCATGATCATGATCGCGATTTTCACCGCAGCCACGGTGTCCGTATTTCTGGCTGTGCATTTTGCCCGGCATATCGCCTTCGACGACTGGGGG